Proteins encoded within one genomic window of uncultured Desulfobacter sp.:
- a CDS encoding IS1634 family transposase has protein sequence MNIPGTEEWNFTDVKFLPIFKEYAKRINLVETINTMTDSKMDLSPGDAVLGMIMDTVSGRTPLYRLEEAFDEMDTELLFGKPISPDKFNDTNLGRVLDKLFETGTQKIFSQISQNAIGCFKLDTRHHHFDTTSVSVFGAYEDHPDTQLNITYGYSKDKRPDLKQFMVSMLCVDRNIPIIGKTQDGNASDKTLNNELLSHISSHMAEHGFKPGASIYVADSAFVTTDNLIAAEGNGIRFLSRLPANFNECKHAIAQAVAADNWVDIGALAESQSEKKPPASYRYYETTATIGDGAYRAIVYHSSAHDKRRQKRIDRILKTSKDQLEKKIKEATLQPFKCRPDAEVAAGTLVKAADKSLYNLRAEIIDVPKYGKGRPKKGEARKPKSIEYELKATVEEDPEKTEKIRLEAGCFVLITNVPAQADEQEWPGVELLRLYKEQDGIEKNFGFLKDPAIVNAIFLKKPKRVEALGLILLLSLLLWRLIERNLKLHVKKTGKRLPGWKKKPTNSPTAFMMTTKFLSILVITVGRQRKLAKPLNDTQVQYLRALDVPPECFFVP, from the coding sequence ATGAACATCCCAGGTACCGAGGAATGGAATTTCACAGATGTAAAATTTCTTCCGATTTTCAAAGAGTACGCCAAACGTATCAATCTGGTTGAAACGATCAATACCATGACAGATAGCAAAATGGATCTATCGCCAGGTGATGCGGTGCTTGGGATGATTATGGATACGGTCTCCGGAAGGACTCCTTTGTACAGACTTGAAGAAGCTTTCGACGAAATGGATACCGAGTTGCTTTTTGGCAAACCCATCAGCCCCGATAAATTTAACGACACAAATCTGGGGCGGGTATTGGACAAACTTTTTGAGACTGGAACTCAAAAGATATTTTCCCAGATTTCCCAAAACGCCATTGGTTGTTTTAAACTGGATACGCGCCACCACCACTTTGATACGACCTCTGTCTCCGTCTTTGGCGCTTACGAAGATCACCCCGATACGCAATTGAATATCACCTACGGTTACAGCAAGGATAAACGTCCGGATTTGAAGCAGTTCATGGTGTCCATGTTGTGTGTAGACCGAAATATTCCGATCATAGGAAAAACCCAGGACGGGAATGCTTCAGACAAGACCCTGAACAATGAGCTTTTATCTCATATCTCATCACACATGGCCGAACATGGGTTCAAGCCCGGTGCCTCCATTTATGTTGCAGATTCAGCCTTTGTGACCACAGATAATCTTATAGCTGCGGAGGGAAACGGCATCCGTTTTTTAAGCCGATTGCCAGCTAATTTCAATGAATGTAAGCATGCCATTGCCCAGGCTGTTGCAGCCGACAACTGGGTTGATATTGGGGCTTTGGCCGAAAGCCAAAGCGAAAAGAAACCGCCCGCATCCTATCGTTATTATGAAACAACCGCTACCATTGGTGATGGGGCCTACCGGGCCATTGTATATCACTCCAGTGCCCATGATAAAAGGCGTCAGAAACGCATCGACCGAATATTAAAAACCAGCAAAGACCAGCTGGAAAAGAAAATCAAAGAGGCGACTCTCCAACCCTTCAAATGTCGCCCGGATGCAGAGGTGGCAGCCGGCACTTTGGTCAAAGCAGCAGACAAAAGCCTTTACAACTTGCGAGCAGAGATCATTGACGTACCCAAATACGGCAAAGGACGTCCCAAAAAAGGGGAAGCCAGGAAGCCGAAATCCATTGAATATGAACTGAAGGCAACTGTCGAAGAAGATCCAGAAAAAACAGAAAAGATCAGACTTGAAGCGGGCTGTTTTGTACTCATAACCAACGTTCCGGCCCAGGCTGACGAACAGGAGTGGCCAGGAGTCGAGCTCCTCAGGCTTTACAAAGAACAGGATGGGATCGAAAAAAATTTCGGGTTCCTGAAAGATCCAGCCATTGTGAATGCCATCTTTCTGAAGAAGCCGAAACGGGTGGAAGCGCTTGGGCTAATTCTCCTGCTTTCTTTGTTGCTCTGGCGGCTAATAGAACGAAACTTGAAGCTGCATGTAAAAAAGACGGGGAAACGGTTGCCTGGCTGGAAAAAAAAGCCCACAAATAGTCCGACGGCCTTTATGATGACTACGAAGTTTCTTAGCATATTAGTTATAACCGTTGGAAGACAACGAAAATTAGCAAAGCCGCTAAATGATACTCAAGTGCAGTACCTTAGAGCCTTGGACGTCCCGCCGGAATGCTTTTTTGTTCCGTAA
- a CDS encoding NapC/NirT family cytochrome c, with protein sequence MAPYKAPTRSGSRKGWEFGLGIGIVLTCVVVLASGFMIETTNTDTFCVSCHAMNPFRDAWKFSAHGGNNPRGFRAQCVDCHLPHGDFVEYVTAKAVTGTGDVIQNMIIDVNTFDGMANSEKNRLKFTYDSACRRCHQQLDAAPGMPRGGFLAHRTYLRGETTKKCAECHPHVVHKDLADMVDRYFSRQIL encoded by the coding sequence ATGGCACCTTACAAAGCCCCGACCCGGTCCGGCAGTAGAAAAGGCTGGGAGTTCGGCCTTGGTATCGGCATTGTACTGACTTGTGTTGTGGTACTGGCATCGGGTTTCATGATCGAAACCACAAACACGGATACCTTCTGTGTCAGTTGCCATGCCATGAATCCGTTCAGGGATGCCTGGAAATTCTCAGCTCATGGTGGCAACAATCCCCGGGGATTCCGGGCCCAATGCGTGGATTGCCATCTGCCCCACGGCGATTTCGTAGAATATGTCACGGCAAAGGCGGTCACCGGAACCGGAGACGTGATCCAGAACATGATTATTGATGTCAATACCTTTGACGGGATGGCCAATTCGGAAAAAAATCGCCTCAAATTCACCTATGATTCAGCCTGCCGCCGCTGCCACCAGCAGCTGGATGCAGCGCCGGGCATGCCCAGAGGCGGCTTTCTGGCCCACCGCACCTATCTTCGCGGCGAAACAACTAAAAAATGCGCTGAATGCCACCCCCATGTTGTGCACAAGGACCTGGCCGACATGGTTGATCGGTATTTCAGCCGGCAGATACTGTAA
- the hcp gene encoding hydroxylamine reductase: MTITNANFNDDDLISWITRAQAVKKKLFEDVKDKVGSDLHDCATWFSDDTSAFEAKAEAVGVLSTANEDVRSLRELLVIGLKGICAYADHAAVLGVTKDEIWDFLYEALTSTTQDLSVDQMVALVMKAGETAVTTMAALDQANTQAYGNPEITDVNLGVGANPGILISGHDLKDMEELLEQTKGSGVDVYTHGEMLPANYYPAFKKYDHLKGNYGGSWWHQNEDFETFNGPILMTTNCIIPIKKKNTYQDRLFTTGVVSYPDTPHIPNRTDGGTKDFSKIVALAKTCQPPTEIETGKIVGGFAHNQVLALADKVVEAVKSGAIKRFIVMAGCDGRQKDRNYFTEVAEKLPKDTVILTAGCAKYRYNKLDLGDIGGIPRVLDAGQCNDSYSLAVIAMKLRDAFGLEHINDLPISFDIGWYEQKAVAVLLALLHLGVKGIRLGPTLPAFVSPTVLNVLVETFDIKPIGDADEDIQAMMAGK; the protein is encoded by the coding sequence GTGACGATTACAAATGCCAATTTTAATGATGACGACCTGATTTCCTGGATTACCCGTGCCCAGGCCGTTAAAAAGAAATTGTTTGAGGATGTTAAAGACAAAGTCGGGTCGGATCTTCATGATTGTGCCACCTGGTTTTCGGATGATACCTCGGCATTTGAAGCCAAAGCAGAAGCCGTCGGTGTGCTTTCAACTGCAAATGAAGATGTCAGATCTCTTCGGGAACTTTTGGTCATAGGCCTGAAAGGTATCTGTGCCTATGCAGATCATGCCGCGGTTCTCGGTGTCACCAAAGATGAGATCTGGGACTTTTTGTATGAGGCATTGACCTCCACTACTCAGGATCTAAGTGTCGATCAGATGGTGGCCTTGGTGATGAAAGCCGGTGAAACCGCAGTAACCACAATGGCAGCCCTGGATCAGGCCAACACCCAGGCCTACGGTAATCCGGAGATCACAGACGTCAATCTCGGTGTGGGGGCAAACCCCGGCATTTTGATTTCCGGCCACGATCTGAAAGACATGGAAGAATTGCTGGAGCAAACAAAAGGTTCGGGCGTTGATGTCTACACCCACGGCGAAATGCTGCCAGCCAATTATTATCCTGCATTTAAAAAATACGATCACCTGAAAGGCAATTACGGTGGGTCCTGGTGGCATCAGAATGAAGATTTCGAAACCTTTAACGGGCCTATCCTGATGACAACAAACTGCATTATCCCCATTAAGAAGAAGAATACATATCAGGACAGACTTTTTACGACCGGTGTTGTTTCTTATCCGGACACCCCTCATATTCCGAACAGAACAGATGGCGGTACTAAAGATTTTTCAAAGATTGTGGCACTTGCAAAAACCTGTCAACCGCCGACTGAAATAGAAACAGGTAAAATCGTTGGGGGATTTGCACATAATCAGGTGCTGGCGTTGGCAGACAAGGTTGTGGAAGCCGTTAAGTCCGGTGCGATTAAGCGTTTTATCGTCATGGCCGGATGCGATGGGCGCCAAAAAGACAGAAACTATTTCACCGAAGTGGCTGAAAAATTGCCCAAAGATACGGTGATCCTCACCGCCGGGTGTGCAAAATACCGGTACAATAAACTTGATCTGGGCGATATCGGGGGGATACCAAGGGTGCTGGACGCGGGACAATGCAACGATTCTTACTCTCTTGCTGTGATTGCCATGAAATTGCGGGATGCATTCGGGTTGGAGCACATTAATGACCTGCCGATCTCCTTTGATATTGGCTGGTATGAACAAAAGGCTGTGGCTGTCCTGTTGGCATTACTGCACCTGGGTGTTAAGGGAATTCGTTTAGGTCCCACGCTGCCCGCCTTTGTTTCACCGACTGTGCTGAATGTGCTGGTTGAAACGTTTGATATTAAGCCCATTGGCGACGCTGACGAAGATATTCAAGCCATGATGGCTGGTAAATAA
- a CDS encoding transposase, which translates to MEPEHFFCRPQNTAQKKYEALRAFYVEKRQAEDVAKQFGYKLSSFYSLTRDFKKNLSQENPDQHFFISKPAGRRPKDDTSETNQYIIDSRKNHLSVPDIKAALDAQGETVSEGYIYNLLKKEGFARLPRRKSTTREKTSASLKIEAPKSYMLDFAPESFTGQNSFGVLCLLPYLQQYSIDRLIQNSNYPETGTINRLSSILCFVALKLSNVRRYSADDIWCMDRGLGLFAGLNVLPKTSWYTSYSHRITSEMNKEFLKGLHQILLHEGLLSDTSNIDFTTIPYWGDDSHLENNWSGTRNKALASIAAVLAQDPDSGIITYGDTNVRHQQKNQVAIEFLDFYNANSGNDLKYLVFDSKFTTYENLAKLGKEIKFLTIRRRGKKIVEELSQKSPSSWKKVRVTMANGKGRNLRVNDEKIFLKDYGGEVRQIAITGHGKIKPALLITNDFDKPCDKLIRKYTRRWLVEKGISEQIEFFHLNKVSSSMVIKVDFDLTMSILTHNLLRLFAMDLPGYSHISDYSLYKKFLAMTGNVQIEADQVTIKIKKKRNLPLLLTTMQKFKKMRLRFFENKTFSVIGDSTT; encoded by the coding sequence ATGGAACCCGAACATTTTTTTTGTCGACCACAAAATACCGCTCAAAAAAAGTACGAAGCTCTTCGTGCTTTTTATGTCGAAAAACGTCAAGCCGAAGACGTTGCCAAACAATTTGGCTATAAGTTGAGTTCATTCTATTCTTTAACCCGTGATTTTAAGAAAAATCTGTCGCAGGAAAATCCTGATCAGCATTTTTTTATTTCCAAACCAGCTGGCCGTAGACCTAAAGACGATACCAGCGAAACCAATCAATACATTATTGATTCTCGGAAAAATCATCTTTCAGTGCCTGACATCAAGGCCGCTCTTGATGCTCAGGGAGAAACTGTTTCTGAAGGATACATTTACAATCTACTCAAAAAAGAAGGATTCGCCCGACTTCCCCGCCGAAAAAGCACTACTCGTGAAAAGACAAGCGCTTCATTGAAAATAGAAGCACCGAAAAGTTATATGTTGGATTTTGCGCCTGAGTCATTTACCGGGCAAAATAGTTTTGGTGTGTTGTGTCTACTGCCATACCTGCAACAATATAGCATTGACAGGCTTATCCAAAATTCAAATTATCCGGAAACAGGCACAATAAACAGACTATCATCAATCCTGTGTTTCGTTGCCCTTAAATTGTCTAATGTCCGCAGATACTCTGCTGATGATATTTGGTGTATGGATAGAGGATTGGGGTTATTTGCCGGTTTGAATGTTCTTCCAAAAACTAGTTGGTACACCTCTTACTCTCATCGAATCACCAGTGAAATGAATAAAGAATTTCTCAAAGGGCTGCATCAAATATTGCTTCACGAAGGATTGCTTTCAGATACGTCCAATATTGATTTTACAACAATTCCGTATTGGGGAGACGATTCCCACCTTGAAAATAATTGGTCAGGAACACGGAATAAAGCGTTGGCAAGCATAGCTGCTGTATTAGCACAAGATCCAGATTCCGGTATCATTACATATGGCGACACTAATGTCAGGCATCAGCAAAAAAATCAAGTCGCAATTGAGTTCCTTGATTTTTATAATGCTAACAGCGGCAACGATCTGAAATACTTGGTTTTCGATAGCAAATTCACCACTTATGAAAATCTTGCCAAGCTTGGCAAAGAAATAAAATTTCTTACCATCCGAAGAAGGGGAAAAAAGATAGTCGAAGAACTTAGCCAAAAGTCGCCTTCATCATGGAAAAAAGTTAGAGTCACAATGGCAAATGGCAAAGGCCGAAACTTAAGAGTTAATGATGAAAAGATATTTCTAAAAGATTATGGTGGTGAGGTGCGGCAAATAGCAATAACAGGGCATGGTAAGATTAAACCAGCTCTATTAATAACAAACGATTTCGATAAACCCTGCGACAAGTTGATTAGAAAATATACAAGAAGATGGTTGGTTGAAAAAGGCATTTCAGAACAAATTGAATTCTTTCATCTAAACAAAGTATCATCATCAATGGTTATTAAAGTAGATTTTGATCTTACAATGTCCATACTTACACACAATTTGCTACGACTCTTTGCTATGGATTTACCTGGTTATTCGCATATCAGTGATTATTCTCTCTATAAAAAATTTCTTGCAATGACTGGGAATGTACAAATTGAAGCTGATCAGGTAACAATCAAAATTAAGAAAAAAAGAAACCTACCCTTACTGCTCACAACAATGCAAAAATTTAAAAAAATGAGGCTCAGATTTTTTGAAAATAAAACGTTCTCTGTTATTGGGGACAGCACAACTTGA
- a CDS encoding (Fe-S)-binding protein, whose translation MADSYGQNCNRCGFCLSVCPTYQAQGAEDASPRARIQLIDFFSDNKIESSEKLKDIISKCLMCGSCANICPSGINHPERYIRMREKMIRDHGDRPEIKSLVYLLAKESRIRMAAGAAKMAQKIVPDLFALKYKLGNIALKQFPVLNKVPFRSAARTELERTPGQNSKGASDLKYGRVAYFTGCATNYLFDDTGFAVLDILRHLGLEVIIPDTQTCCGIPMLYHGGREKIKNNVTTNLACLGAQGIDAVIVDCPTCGAALKNDYPGLAKEFGLDQDRANRVAEKVVDISTFIMNHARPEVFAQNHEAVRVTYHQPCHLRNHMPTPGSAQALLNALKGVEYIPALDMDSCCGGGGTFFYEYPEVSKGIAENKVANAKATGADLWVTDCPVCRINLGGYLDDTADLTVVHPARLAAQFLSALKGQKG comes from the coding sequence ATGGCGGATTCATACGGACAAAATTGCAACCGGTGCGGGTTCTGCCTATCGGTGTGTCCGACATACCAAGCCCAGGGTGCAGAGGACGCTTCTCCCAGAGCCCGGATTCAGCTCATTGATTTTTTTTCAGACAATAAAATTGAGTCATCTGAAAAGCTTAAGGATATTATTTCCAAATGCCTGATGTGCGGCAGCTGCGCCAATATCTGCCCTTCGGGTATCAATCATCCCGAACGATATATACGTATGCGCGAAAAGATGATTCGGGACCACGGGGACAGACCTGAGATTAAAAGTCTGGTCTATCTTCTGGCAAAGGAGTCTCGTATCAGGATGGCGGCGGGTGCGGCCAAAATGGCCCAGAAAATTGTACCTGATCTGTTTGCTTTAAAATACAAGTTGGGCAACATTGCATTAAAGCAGTTTCCTGTATTAAATAAAGTGCCGTTCAGATCTGCGGCCCGGACAGAGTTGGAACGAACACCCGGGCAGAACTCAAAAGGCGCATCCGATTTGAAATACGGCCGGGTGGCTTATTTTACAGGCTGTGCCACCAACTATCTTTTTGACGACACGGGCTTTGCCGTCCTGGACATTCTGCGCCATCTGGGGCTTGAGGTGATCATCCCTGATACCCAGACCTGCTGCGGCATCCCCATGCTTTACCACGGCGGACGGGAAAAGATAAAAAACAATGTCACCACCAATCTGGCCTGCCTTGGTGCCCAAGGGATTGATGCCGTCATCGTTGACTGCCCCACCTGCGGCGCTGCGTTGAAAAATGACTATCCAGGCCTTGCAAAAGAGTTTGGACTGGATCAGGATCGGGCGAATCGTGTGGCGGAAAAAGTGGTGGATATCAGCACCTTTATCATGAACCATGCCCGGCCCGAAGTCTTTGCCCAAAACCATGAAGCGGTTCGTGTTACCTATCATCAGCCCTGCCATCTGCGAAATCATATGCCCACCCCGGGAAGCGCCCAGGCGCTTTTGAACGCGCTCAAGGGCGTTGAATATATCCCGGCGTTGGATATGGATTCCTGCTGCGGTGGCGGCGGCACCTTTTTCTATGAATATCCAGAGGTGTCAAAGGGCATTGCAGAAAATAAGGTGGCCAATGCAAAAGCAACCGGTGCGGATCTTTGGGTGACCGACTGCCCGGTATGCCGGATAAACCTGGGCGGTTACCTTGATGACACCGCAGATTTAACCGTGGTGCATCCAGCACGCCTTGCCGCCCAATTCCTGTCGGCTTTGAAGGGCCAAAAAGGATAA
- a CDS encoding FAD-linked oxidase C-terminal domain-containing protein, with product MIDPDDIGRLKEIVGTDRCYDSPEQLACYCYDAYFEEAMPDLVLFPCTRDEVSGILKICSAHKIPVTARGAGTSVCGASIPAKGGVVLCFSKMNRILEINTKDRYVIVEPGVINADLQKALAPFGFFYPPDPGSMAVSTIGGNVAQNAGGPRCLKYGVTVDYVLGMEVVLASGKVVRFGSRNVKDVTGYRLSSLFCGSEGTLGMVTSVILKVLPQPESVSTLLVTFDDLDNTANAVADIIGAGILPVALELMDKTTIRTVEENAHIGLPVDAEGSLLIEVDGIKEACDKEIQKISEKLKANGAVSIEIAKTEEDREKLWEARRSVYGVFAKLSASLYTEDIVVPAGKIPEMTRRIVDIADKYNLLVGVMAHAGDGNMHPMIPGNKANKEEWARVKKAFDEIMAAAASLNGSLSGEHGIGLAKTEYLPLVMDEDSVEFMGVIKKAVDPAGILNPGKFV from the coding sequence ATGATCGATCCAGATGACATAGGCCGCCTCAAAGAAATCGTGGGCACGGATAGATGCTATGATTCCCCCGAACAACTGGCCTGTTATTGTTATGATGCTTATTTTGAGGAGGCTATGCCCGACCTGGTTTTGTTTCCCTGTACCAGGGATGAGGTGTCCGGCATTTTAAAAATATGTTCTGCACATAAAATCCCGGTGACGGCTCGGGGAGCGGGTACTTCGGTATGCGGGGCCAGCATACCGGCCAAGGGTGGTGTGGTGCTGTGCTTTTCAAAAATGAACCGGATTCTTGAGATCAACACCAAAGACCGGTACGTAATTGTTGAACCCGGTGTGATCAATGCCGATCTTCAAAAGGCCCTGGCTCCGTTCGGTTTCTTTTATCCTCCTGATCCCGGCTCTATGGCCGTGTCCACAATCGGCGGCAATGTGGCCCAGAATGCCGGTGGTCCCCGGTGTCTTAAATACGGGGTGACGGTGGATTATGTTTTGGGCATGGAGGTGGTGCTGGCATCGGGCAAGGTCGTGCGCTTTGGCAGCCGCAATGTCAAGGATGTTACCGGCTACCGGCTCTCCAGCCTGTTCTGCGGGTCCGAAGGAACTTTGGGTATGGTTACCTCGGTGATTCTTAAAGTTCTGCCCCAGCCTGAAAGTGTGTCCACATTGCTTGTTACCTTTGATGACCTGGATAACACGGCAAACGCCGTGGCCGATATCATTGGTGCCGGTATCCTGCCGGTGGCATTGGAGCTGATGGACAAAACCACCATCCGGACCGTTGAAGAAAATGCCCATATCGGGCTGCCGGTGGATGCCGAAGGCTCTTTGCTCATCGAAGTGGACGGGATAAAAGAGGCGTGTGACAAAGAGATACAAAAAATTTCTGAAAAGCTTAAAGCCAATGGAGCAGTGAGCATTGAGATCGCCAAGACCGAAGAGGATCGCGAAAAACTCTGGGAAGCCAGACGGTCTGTCTATGGCGTTTTTGCCAAGCTTTCTGCCAGTCTGTACACCGAAGATATTGTGGTGCCCGCCGGTAAAATTCCGGAAATGACCCGTAGGATCGTGGATATAGCAGATAAATACAACTTGCTCGTGGGGGTGATGGCCCATGCCGGCGACGGCAACATGCACCCCATGATTCCGGGGAATAAGGCCAATAAAGAGGAGTGGGCCCGGGTAAAAAAAGCCTTTGACGAAATTATGGCTGCAGCCGCCTCACTGAACGGCTCCTTGTCCGGTGAGCACGGAATCGGTCTTGCCAAGACTGAATATCTGCCGCTGGTCATGGATGAAGATAGCGTTGAGTTCATGGGTGTGATTAAAAAAGCAGTGGATCCGGCCGGCATTCTGAATCCCGGGAAGTTTGTGTAA
- a CDS encoding RluA family pseudouridine synthase — protein sequence MKEKIRIIEHGQGWICLEKPGGMSVHNDPGKDMISILQKSLGRGSVEKLQPAHRLDKETSGLLLVATTQETLTDLSALFAARKVTKRYKALVHGHFDQDRGSWDTPLTKSAGGRTDPRGRGKRVKALTGYTVLDRSIHYTLLDIELFTGRKHQIRRHAKLAGHPVVGDPRYGSPRALEFLKNQKQFESMGLQSYFLKFQDKGRTITLELPDLPLEAARLFEEDKS from the coding sequence ATGAAAGAAAAAATCAGAATTATAGAACACGGCCAAGGTTGGATCTGCCTGGAAAAACCCGGGGGAATGAGTGTCCATAACGATCCTGGCAAGGATATGATATCGATCCTTCAAAAAAGCCTGGGCCGTGGCAGTGTGGAGAAACTCCAGCCCGCACACCGCCTGGATAAGGAGACCTCGGGACTGCTCCTTGTAGCCACGACCCAAGAGACCCTGACCGACCTATCGGCCCTTTTTGCAGCAAGGAAAGTGACAAAACGCTATAAAGCCCTGGTCCACGGACATTTTGACCAGGACCGGGGATCCTGGGATACTCCTCTAACCAAATCCGCCGGCGGCAGAACCGATCCCCGGGGCCGGGGAAAACGGGTCAAGGCCTTGACCGGCTACACGGTTTTGGACCGGTCCATCCATTATACCCTTCTGGACATTGAATTGTTCACCGGGCGCAAACACCAGATCCGGCGCCACGCCAAACTAGCAGGACACCCGGTGGTGGGCGATCCCCGGTACGGATCGCCCAGAGCCCTTGAATTCTTAAAAAACCAAAAGCAGTTTGAATCCATGGGCCTACAGTCCTATTTCCTCAAGTTCCAGGATAAGGGCAGGACCATCACCCTGGAGCTGCCGGATTTGCCCCTGGAGGCTGCACGACTATTTGAAGAGGACAAATCATAG